The proteins below are encoded in one region of Chitinispirillales bacterium ANBcel5:
- a CDS encoding PilZ domain-containing protein gives MERRLQDRKEIDLLGLVIDDTQKTEDSVEILNINEGGMLFVGKRKKKTGSLVTITFSLPGISATFKTTALVVHCTPEWPLFRTGIQFKSLGLAERKLIRTFTNNEHQNR, from the coding sequence ATGGAACGTAGATTACAAGACAGAAAAGAGATCGATTTATTAGGCCTGGTAATTGATGATACTCAAAAAACTGAAGATTCAGTTGAAATCCTCAATATTAATGAGGGTGGTATGCTTTTTGTGGGTAAGAGGAAAAAAAAAACCGGATCGTTAGTAACCATTACCTTTTCCCTTCCAGGAATCAGTGCTACATTTAAAACTACAGCCCTGGTGGTTCACTGTACTCCTGAATGGCCATTATTCAGAACAGGTATACAGTTTAAAAGCCTTGGATTAGCAGAGAGAAAACTTATAAGGACTTTTACAAACAATGAGCACCAAAACAGATGA
- the ispE gene encoding 4-(cytidine 5'-diphospho)-2-C-methyl-D-erythritol kinase — MITKNSYTRITLALDIIGKIYNGPMKGYHELGIIKHQITLCDSIEVKESRSTKIECSDTAVPHDSSNICWKAVDLIKKRYGIDKNVTISIDKNIPVMGGLAGGSANAATMIDILNELWALNFSKEEKKQLGRKLGMDVPFFFDGGTAFDTETTGVLQKIDTDLFATFVLVIPNFGVSTRDAYGGIDYSKVAKKTLQTSEMKSCISLNDMSKVVSLMHNDFELSVFPRYPQLQQIRDKMLEAGCLNAIMSGSGSTLIGIVRNRKEAMRVCNSLEYKSIITETLKR; from the coding sequence ATGATAACAAAAAATTCATACACACGCATAACGCTTGCGCTTGATATAATCGGCAAAATCTATAATGGCCCGATGAAGGGGTATCATGAGCTGGGGATAATTAAGCATCAGATAACTCTTTGCGACAGTATTGAAGTAAAAGAGAGTAGGAGTACAAAAATTGAGTGTTCAGATACCGCGGTACCCCATGATAGCAGTAATATATGCTGGAAAGCAGTTGATCTGATAAAGAAACGGTATGGTATCGATAAGAACGTAACTATTTCCATTGATAAAAATATACCTGTAATGGGTGGGCTTGCCGGCGGTAGCGCTAATGCTGCTACAATGATTGATATCTTAAATGAGCTTTGGGCACTTAATTTTTCAAAAGAAGAGAAAAAGCAGTTAGGGCGCAAGCTTGGAATGGATGTGCCGTTTTTCTTTGACGGTGGAACGGCATTTGATACTGAAACAACAGGGGTACTCCAGAAAATTGACACAGATCTTTTTGCCACCTTTGTACTGGTGATTCCCAATTTTGGGGTTTCAACCAGGGATGCTTACGGGGGTATCGATTATTCAAAAGTTGCTAAAAAGACTCTGCAAACTTCAGAAATGAAGTCTTGTATATCGCTTAATGATATGAGTAAGGTGGTGAGTCTTATGCATAATGATTTTGAACTATCGGTGTTTCCCAGGTATCCACAACTTCAGCAAATACGGGATAAAATGCTGGAGGCTGGATGTTTAAATGCAATCATGAGTGGCTCGGGATCGACTCTAATTGGTATTGTGCGGAATAGAAAAGAAGCAATGAGAGTCTGTAATTCGCTGGAATATAAGAGTATAATTACAGAAACACTTAAACGGTAA
- a CDS encoding metallophosphoesterase, protein MSTKTDDPISRKVSFIHISDTHLGENKDFILYNQNTYQKTTNLIKAINSFSAPVDFVIHTGDVVNEPTKASYELVKDIFSSLNHPILYVTGNHDYPEHISWLNSSNQSGFDLVPLTAGSYHFNYGHYKVLSLDCKGSPQIDPHGDFGYLQEKDLVWFLRRFDDDPKIIFTHFPPVSLDVPWIDREMLLFNGERFHDTLLKYGNNVLGVFIGHIHHRLVLNKDGILYTSAPSPICQFNISPLDQKVAFDCNVPASFNYITLVNNNILIKEITTESP, encoded by the coding sequence ATGAGCACCAAAACAGATGATCCAATAAGCAGAAAAGTTTCTTTTATTCATATCAGTGATACCCACCTGGGAGAGAACAAAGATTTTATACTCTACAACCAAAACACCTATCAGAAAACTACTAATCTCATCAAAGCCATTAACTCTTTTAGTGCACCAGTAGATTTTGTAATTCATACAGGAGATGTGGTTAATGAACCTACGAAAGCATCCTATGAGCTGGTAAAAGATATTTTTTCTTCATTGAATCATCCAATTCTATATGTAACGGGTAATCATGATTATCCAGAACATATCTCCTGGCTCAACAGTTCTAACCAAAGTGGCTTCGACCTGGTCCCCCTCACTGCTGGATCATATCATTTCAACTATGGCCACTACAAAGTTTTATCCCTCGACTGTAAGGGATCACCTCAAATAGACCCACATGGAGATTTTGGATATCTTCAAGAAAAAGACTTAGTGTGGTTTTTGAGGAGATTTGACGATGATCCCAAAATTATCTTTACTCATTTTCCACCAGTATCCCTGGATGTCCCCTGGATAGACAGGGAAATGCTCCTTTTTAATGGTGAGCGTTTTCATGATACCCTTTTAAAATACGGGAACAATGTTCTTGGAGTCTTTATTGGACACATTCATCACAGATTAGTACTTAATAAGGATGGTATACTCTACACAAGTGCCCCAAGTCCTATTTGCCAGTTCAATATTTCACCTTTAGATCAGAAAGTAGCTTTTGATTGTAATGTCCCCGCTTCCTTCAACTACATTACACTCGTAAATAACAACATTCTCATAAAAGAGATTACCACCGAATCACCCTGA